Genomic window (Gadus morhua chromosome 3, gadMor3.0, whole genome shotgun sequence):
gaatgacctctcacaaatatttatttaataaattgtttcaaataaccctccctcgttaaatcaatgagcttggtgttttgctttcagaaattagttatagaagaagtctaaactgcagaaaataaacacatccaagctgccttttaaggataccttggaatatctgtctatttttcaaccatcggaccctagtttacgacaaaaacaacccaattgacggcagctcctttgccgcgtggtttttagagccacgagtattagagggggcggtcgatagcaaccaccatagcaaccatgacggtcaagtgactggattcagccccgttgaaaaaaatagaatacctccctacacactcagtagtagattaatgatatttaaattattatgaccatgaagtctttatttgcatgggtttacatttcgttgtgtagcatggaaaaatcggagaaacactcccattcagaatgcattggtttacacttcgttctttggagcacggttatttttatttatttatttattttccgtttttgaggagttgaggatttttctgcaataatccaaaatccaatggaaaacccgttggctttttgtcaagggaaccgagggcgacgctcacttccgggtttgccaacatacgtcatccctctccacaactctatactgtaaaaacacatgttcaagtagaatgataatgcatgaatttattctttattctgccatagtaacaaggtaaataaatggcaaaaataggctgagaacgaattcgtatttacgatattgtagcgaccctgggacagttaaatagtttagtGTAGTTTAGCTATTTACAGCTTTGTTTATACGGGGCTgaggggaggctggaggagcttaaaaacaaaacaaatcaatcgcaTCAACATGCCTTTCCTTTAGCGACACAAGAGGCCAatagtgtgttatgtgttgcattgtatttcgttgtccgttatgccggttgttctgtgtgcatgtattgtaatgttcttcttgtcaatcagtgtgggggcgaatcattaggtcagctgggggagggccttggaagaacacagggtgggggcctgcacgtgagtgagaccgtgttgggggttgccggggtaaccggggtttgttttgggtgggatttctgccgttggttacgggtttcagtgacctggttttggtccataaaaagttccttcaattactaatgactcgacatcgttatgtcaccggcgaggtcattacaatatgttcaataaaacgtaatcacggacaaaatacgttttttagacaaacgtaattgagaatgccgaatagttctctgggaacgtaattttgatgagaaagggttgcccgcacatgtagagggcctcgtttgctcgttttggataaattccaatgggtcgtaatctttggcggaacaaaccacctacgtggtcgtatttccgagaggacaggctgatactggacattgattggtttgtaggtgggcgtgagtctgacgtcaccgttcaccggtatagccttcatgaatgaatgaagaaacgtgtgaacataatttcctgcagctcagttcaggcagccgcccagacaacgcacacttcccgctttgaccacagctatagccctagataaagaaatcaacaaagcaacccccgctcctacagttaccccgtcagcagctaatttctcctcttgtgacatgttgatataacgttggactattaacattacaatcaaacgtacgcttccccgagaggtagacctatgcctatatgctgacaataatgtgttatcgaaatttaacgtagcctattaaggatacgtttcaattaaatgtagcctatgtaatccaagaggtagcttaaataaagaacaacaaaaatgttgagaacgaacctatttgcaatatgttcaataagacgtaatcagggacaaaataacgttcaatgaaacgtttcccgaaagggaaatatgccttaatgacaataatgtgctacacgttgacatttaacatatttgggatacgtttcaaccaaacataatcctagaggtaaatgaatggcaaaaaataggttgacaacgaacgtatttgcgatatgttcaataacacgtattcacggccaagatacatttttcagacaaaatacgtcaaatgaaacgttccctgaaaggaagatatgccttaatgacaataatgtgctatacgttgacatttaacctatctgggatacgtttcaaccaaacataatcctagaggttaataaatggccaaaaataggctgaggacgaacgtatttgcaatacgttcaataacacgtaatcgcggaaaaaatacgttttatgacaaacgtaattgagaacgccgaatagttctctgggaacgtaattttgacgagacagggttggAAAGGAGATGGGAAAGAGGGTTGTTTTGCTCTCCAGGCAgatagctcgctctctctctctctctctctctctctctctctctctctctctctctctctctctctctctctctctctctctctctctctctctctctctctctctctctctctctctctctctctctctctctctctctctctctctctctctctctctccctccctccctccctctctccctccctccctccctctctccctccctccctccctccctccctccctccctccctccctccctccctccctcccccccccccccccccccctccctccctccctccctctctctctctctctctctctctctctctctctccctccctccctccctccctccctccctccctccctccctccctccctccctccctccctccctccctccctccctccctctctctctctctctctctctctctctctctctctctctctctctctctctctctctctctctctctctctctctctctctgggttagCATTGGTTAACATAAAGCGTCAGCGATGAGTGATGTAGGTTGGCCTCAGACTGCCAGGGCAGGGAGAAGTATTTAGTCCTGGGACCGGTGACTCATACCTGCATCTGCGTCACTGTGAGAAATGGAAAGatataccaacagagagagaccatacCGGGTTACCCGCGGCTCCGACCTTGGTCAAGAGGCTGTACGTAGCCAGCTGTAACGcatttccttcctttctccaaacaaaggttcaatatggtacctgcgcagcgagaagatgtaaaggaacagatcctctgatgacaccggaagatatagccttcccggtgtcacgtgggggtcacaggtgactatgttggtattaggtaGCCAGGCTACCTCGAGATGGGTCTCTCAGGTGTATATTATGGGAAACCACCAGGTCATCAGATCAGTTATTTTGCATTCTGTTGTTTAGTGCCACCTGCTGAAGAATACGAGTATGCAGGAGTGGACGCTTCCTTTTGTCAATGTCCATCACCTTGGAGGACAAACACTAAAAGGTACATAGGAATTATAtgataatatataaattaatgTATTATTGGTTAGTAAGCACATATAATACAccagaagaaaagaaaatgccaacttcacatttaagaaagactactgggggcagttaatttcaacatcaacataagtttagcctcttttttttcacatgtgaattggaATTCAAGTGGCCCAAAATATTCCcgttggccaagtccgacctaagtgattctcactgttggcaaTAACCAAattgaaatcaatacgacaAGAACGCATTGATCTAAGagcgcttgttttttttttctagtttCACACTAGaaacgctagaggtcagcaatacccgccgtcgcgcaatgacgtcggttaggagGAGTGGAGTCGAATTCTttttaaacagtgctgtcttttcctatgttcgaaaggaagcacctcttcatctcttcatctctctcatctcatcttatGCTTGATAAGAGTTacagcaatatatttttttataatcgaATCTAATAGTTATAGTCCAGTCATTTTAGGCTAAAATGCGGGTAAACCTAGAACAAATTGCAACAGGAACAAACTCAACTTATTTTGTGTCCTCAATATGTCTTGAGCAGGCCCGTCGCTATGGGGGCCGCCCATAGCGGCCCCCTATGGCCCGATTGCCCCCTAAATCCACGATtaccagctgtgttataacatgaccagctaataataataataatcattttaaaaccttgacataatctgtcagatgactattaaatgacagttgaccacaaggcgattaTAACTATGCCGCCTCTTGAATTGTTTCATTTTTTAGTCGGCAGGGGCTAGTAATTCTGCGTaacatgataagcatgataaggtgcaaggagcagaaaaagttgacatgggtgttaattttcagttgaaaaaagacgctggcattattttatcagctgagagcgtattcattgccataacaactgagctaatcaacaagtaccacatgttctaatactatgagGCTCATGAAAACCCCCTCATCTTataaaattgatttattttaataagttacttattttaatttaaataaacataataccaagggtcagaagttttacaagaattttgatcgtacaaagtcatgacagagggacttggtgtcattcatgcttgaaagaagaacatatattattttttttgaaagggaataagctgatgaagccgACAAATTCAGCAAATTCAACTGTGCACTCCAGGCTATGCCGACTGTTCTCACAGCCTAAACCCTTGCCCTAACTTTAGGAGCTTCCACAGCAATGTGTGAAAACTCATTTTCCACGTTGAAAAACGTCTCCTCAGAGCATCGGCGCGGTATGCTGCACAGACGCAAGGCCCAGCTGATTCAGCTTGCTTTTGAAAAGGACCTAACTCACAAGTTTACGTCTGAGTGGAAGGATATGTTGATGAGGAGGTTCTAATGCAATGCTCAGCACCTTACATATTTGTACTAGGCCTACTATTTTAAggcataggcctactattttttttttttaggcatacaatggcaccaagttaacggtatagtgtatgacgacatgaatgtagagagtgaaagaaatgttgaatgtattttctttatttatttattatttattatgttacctttttaaatgagaccagtacgtgagtgcactgaatttcgttgtacttctgtcctatgacaaataaatatatcctatcctatcctaatGGCAATGTATATCTCTCTGTTAACTGCTTTTACACCTAATATGTCCAGTGTTTTATGGATATATATTCATAGCATTGCTTCTATGTAATGTATTGCTTTAAATGATGAGGAATGATATGATGTTGTAGGCTATAGGCTATAGGGTCATATTGCTGTTGGTTATGTTTAACGTGATGATTATGTGCTGCGTGAATAGAGGAAATATACATACTCTAGGCtaataataattgcatttgattGCATTTGATAATCCTATGCATTTGATATGCCCCCCTTAAGACTCAGGTCTGGCGACGGGTCTGGTCTTGAgtaaggtaaaaaaaaagtcCCAGAAGAATCCCATGAGCGGAAAGTATCAAAAAATAGTTGATTATTTAcatcaatttaaaagaaaatgaaattgaATTGTTTGTTAACATGGGCAAACAGTGCATAATTTAACTAAGTATGTGCTAATTTGCATACAGTAAATACCACAACAGATCTAAACATTGGGTATAGCCAGGGGAAGATTTCTTGTTAAAACGTGTTGACATATAACAGTAAAATACTAATGTTACCAATTACCCCTTATGGTAAAAAATGTTACCATAAGGGGCAGATATTCAGTCATTCCTTTGACCTTCCTTCTGTCTTCTGCATTCTCCTTACCTTGTCTCCTGTTCTTCCTTCAGACTCATCCCCCAAAAACAGTCCCACTTACCCAGCCATAAACCCCATCTCTGCAATGATAATTAATAAAGGCGAGTTCAAAGTGCTTCTTCCTGCCTCTATGTATTAATGCTCATGGGTAGCCTGGGTTCCATTCAGACCTGAAAATTAAATCTTTTACTGTTTAATGTCAACAAGTTTCAACAAGACATTTTCACCTAACTATACCAAAGTTTTTGATCTGTATGCAAAGTAACACATATACGTGAATAGATTATGCACCGTTTGCCTATGTAAACAAACATTTTCAAAAATCTTGTCATACATATTTTGTTTGTCTTGATGTAAGTAATCAACTCAGTAATTGTCATGGTGATATCTAAAGGTAAACAATTTTACCCTATTCATGTGAGAAAAAGAATGAATAGGTGTATGAATAGGCTATATTTGGGTCTTTTTCTAAACTTTCTCCTAGTTGTGTTTCATTAgggcttcttttttttcttactcATGACATATTGAGGATACCAAATCAGTTGGGTTTGCTTCTTTgcaatttgttttaattttttttataaaatgacTATTAAGATAGAACAACATTTCCTAGGCCCTCAAAGGCATTCGGAATTTCTTATGTGGCCCCCAATGAAAAATGATTGCCCAGCCCTGGTCTACACGTACGTTAAAGAGTGTTAACGTCAGCCGCAATGCGAATATGCGGATGAATACTTGACCTATGTGAAGACGACCATGCTCTGTCCTTTCACCAACTTATGAATTTAGAGGATTCAATGCTGGAGTTTTACTTAAATAAATAGTTAAATAGTGAATAGCGAATGGCTTTTCGAAGATGAGGGGATTATGATAAATGAGTGTGTTTTTGATCATTTAGTTTCCCTGTTCAATAACTAAAATAGGCTATTACCCTTTCCATAGAAATTTGGTATCCAAAACGAAACTGTTGCGATACAACAACACAACTAAAAGTCGAGATGAATGATCATATATATACCTATACATGCATATAACAGATAGGATAAGTATAGGTCTATGATTTACCACAATGGATGATCAATACGTATTACAGATAGGATAAGTATATCTATATTTGTAGTTGACCACTATGAATAATCAATACATTTAACAGacgtataatatatatatgagcCATTACCACCACATTTTCTTTCAACACTGGTACAATGAAGTGCCACATTTTGGATGtgaataatatgaatttgtagcTATTATCTTGAATGTGTTGTATTGCCATGCATTGCATTacaatattttcatattttagaAAAGCTATCTTGCAAAAAATGGTAACGGAAGGCAATACATACAATGCACAGCAAGAAAAAAATTACTAGATCCACTTTGTGAAATAGGCAAAGCAGATTTTCCTGGACTTTCATCTGGACTCTATGTGGGATGCTGTGTGGCTTGCTGAACCAACTATCTGGACTCCCTTTCACACACATACGAGATAGATCATCCTCTCATTTAACTCTATGTTCAGCTCATAAAAGCTATGGCCAGAAAAAAGACACAATGTTTTCAAGGATGCCAGCCTTAAAAAGATTTTCTTTGTACCACTGGGCTCTGGCAACGACATCAGAGGAGTAGTCTCCGCCTGTGGTAATTTGGTCCATATTGTGGACCGGATGGTCGAGAACCTTGTATCCCTTGTTGTAGGCTGCGATTGCTCCTGCAGTGAAACATAAGGGACAGTGTTCAGGCAGAATGTAGATTAAAGGCGCTGTACGATTTCAGAGCTATTCTTTCAGTGTAATTCGATCAAAATGGCATCGCCGTCCTTCAGATAGTGACTTAAATGCattgtgagaatatctgttctgTTTGACTGCCCCTGTCTCTGTATGAGACTGTTCATTTTAAAAAGTATTCCCCTCTTCTGCTCCACTTCCTCTTCTGTAAGAGTGGAGGGAGTCTGTGGTCAGAATAGgaactaataataattaatgaatgaaataaACCCTTCAGCTGCCAGTTTGTGCTCCAGTTGGGGCGTTCCTTCTGGACATGTTTAATTAAATCAACCAGGATCCCAGTGCCCTGGTCCAGGTGCGTCTCACTGTCCCAGGCTCCTCTTGGTTTGTGCCATCTCTTATCAACCTGTATAGGATGAAGCCATATATTCAACACCACATCAGACCCCTTGCCTCGATAATATGCGATAGCAACCTAATGCAAATGTAGGCTTATTACCTGCATCAGTCCAAAGGCATTATAATTGTCCCCCCAACCGGGGGGGTCAGTATTTTTGATGGAGTGACCGGCCTCGGACTCTCTGGAGATGATGCCAGCGATGAGAGCTGGGTCAACATCATGACGTTTCGCCACATTCTCAATGATGGTCTTATATGTTTCCATATTACCCAAATCGTCTTTAGCCATTTTCTGCGATGCCGGTACCCCTTTGGGAGAAATAATATGTCACGGTACTTTCTTGTCACTTGACATGGGCAATACAACGTTCACGAAATGATTCTCTCTTCGGTAAAATGAATGGTTTTATGTGGAGTCATTTCACGGTGGTATGTGGACCTGCAGCCCCCTACCGGCGCGCAGCTCCTTTCCATATGCTTTCGCGGTGTGGTCGGACGCTCCTTCTGTTATTACCGTCATGATGTCTCCGTACCCTAGACACGTTCAGTTGATGACAATATTATTgacaatatcaatatatatcatcagtgttgggaaggttacttttaaaatgtatccagttacagaatacagaatacatgcccaaaaacgcccgtttcatcactcaatctgagtattgtattctgaatacttggattacttccgcattgaattgcattttataagtgtagGAATGCGGCATCAAATCCTGCTTAATAAAACAGGCCTATTCTGGCGTGTTCTTCTTCTGTGTTAATCTCCCTGAAAGTGaactattttatttaatttgctGTAATGGAACATTACATCTAAAAAAAGATTCACTGAGCTATGTGCATAGGTGTCgccttaaaatatatatatatatagagagagagagagagagagagagagagagagagagagagagagagagagagagagagagagagagagagagagagagagagagagagagagagagagagagagagagaaaaaaagatcgtTCAATCATCggcatttttatgtgtgttttccagcatacgttttatgtgggtgtctgtccaAATTCCCCGACGGTCCGACAATTTGCTGCTAGTCTTGGAGttaccgctaatcaaacaataattcccataatgcgCGCGGCTGAGCGGGTGCCTGTTACGTCCCAAGAGGCATAGGCCTATGCTTTGTAGAACTGGATCGGACCGAGGTGcgttcgctttcacatctcaagcgaaccgcaCCAGGGTTCGTTTGGAAGCGAACCTGTTCAGGGAGGTCTCGGTTGGCTGATCCGAAGTGAGGTGGTTCCATTCACACCAACGCAAACGTACCGAACCAAGGGGACCAAACTCGTTTAGTGCGCGCTAGATGCTGTTATTGTGAAAGCACGAATAAACTGCTGAAACAGATCTAAGTATCGTCATGTAATCCATTCATCATATTCATCAATGGATGAATATATTCTAAATACCAactatttaaattgtaactgtaacggaatagctataatttgtattctgaatagCCTACATGTATTCCGGTACATGTATTCCGTTACTCCCCATTTCTTCCAATTCTTGTAGAATTCTTACCCATGTTAGATATCGAGGTCCTTGCAGCAGAAGTAGAGACGTCTTGGGTGTTTCTGCTTCCTTCTCTTGTCTACGACGATTAAGCCTAGCTTGTTCAAATAGTTTTGGTTTCACTCTTAGTCAAAGAAAGCAGTTACATgcagtggcgaagctagacctttGGGTGGGCTCAAGCCATCATGTAACAGGCACGGTGTTATGGATGGGCCTGACGGACCTATGGCCATCCACTGTTCAACAGGCACACCCAAAAACTtttcttgaaaaaaaatatatatctgaaatgctttatttttgCAATGCAAAAATTTGCGTCCGCGAGCTACTGACCATCAttggagagaaggtgatgccgATCCACGCAAAAAAGGCTTTAGCCCACCCAAAAAAGCTCTAGCTTCGCCACTGATGCTATTCTATCACATGTTATGTGATAG
Coding sequences:
- the LOC115540583 gene encoding lysozyme g, translated to MGYGDIMTVITEGASDHTAKAYGKELRAGVPASQKMAKDDLGNMETYKTIIENVAKRHDVDPALIAGIISRESEAGHSIKNTDPPGWGDNYNAFGLMQVDKRWHKPRGAWDSETHLDQGTGILVDLIKHVQKERPNWSTNWQLKGAIAAYNKGYKVLDHPVHNMDQITTGGDYSSDVVARAQWYKENLFKAGILENIVSFFWP